From Nerophis lumbriciformis linkage group LG09, RoL_Nlum_v2.1, whole genome shotgun sequence, one genomic window encodes:
- the rnf145a gene encoding RING finger protein 145 — protein sequence MAVKHRVEAVLNVGLRVPSIMLLDVLYRWDVSSFFQKIQRSSLSNNPLFQYKYLALYLHYVGYILSLVLLTLPRQHLVKLYLYVLTALLLFAGHQVSRDYVRSELESGHEGPVYLDPLSMNRFTTALIGQLVVCTLCSCVMQTKRIWLFSAHLLPLVARLCLVPLETIVFINKFSMIFTGLEVIYFLASNLLVPYNLAKTAYKELVQVVEVYGLLALGMSLWNQLVLPVLFMCFWLLLFALQIYSYFSTRDQPTSRERLLFLFLTSIAECCSTPYSLLGLVFTVSFIALGVLTLCKFYLQGYRAFMNDNTMHRGMTEGITLLILAVQTGLIELQVIHRAFLLSIILFIVVASILQSMLEIADPIVLALGASRDKSLWKHFRAVSLCLFLLIFPAYMAYMICQFFHMDFWLLIIISSSILTSLQVLGTLLIYVLFMVEEFRKAPVENMDEVIYCVNGTYRLLEFLVAVCVVCYGVSETVFGEWSVMGSTIILVHSYYNVWLRAQLGWQSFLLRRDAVNKIKSLPTASDAQLRQYNDICAICYQDLNSAVITPCSHFFHAGCLKKWLYVQETCPLCHAQLKSQSASATLAPDADTPPANQRPAGQEDSTAGSEEKVGCTTQSSPSSSSSSSSSSHMGDTHPHPPSPPVQEGAEPQPNPGRTLSDNQEL from the exons ATGGCGGTAAAGCATCGCGTGGAGGCGGTGCTCAACGTGGGCCTGCGCGTCCCCAGCATCATGCTCCTGGACGTGCTGTACCGCTGGGACGTGAGCTCCTTCTTCCAGAAGATCCAGCGCTCCAGCCTGTCCAACAACCCTCTCTTCCAGTACAAGTACCTGGCGCTCTACCTGCATTACGTGG GTTACATTCTCAGCCTGGTGCTGCTCACTCTGCCTCGTCAGCACCTCGTCAAACTTTACCTCTACGTGCTGACCGCTCTACTCCTCTTTGCTGGCCACCAGGTGTCCAG GGATTACGTGCGCAGTGAGCTGGAGTCGGGCCACGAGGGGCCCGTGtacctggaccccctctccatgaACAGATTCACCACAGCACTCATAG GTCAGCTGGTCGTGTGCACCTTGTGTTCCTGCGTGATGCAGACCAAAAGGATTTGGCTCTTCTCGGCTCATCTGCTCCCCCTGGTGGCCAGGCTGTGCTTGGTCCCTCTGGAGACCATTGTCTTCATCAACAAGTTCTCCATGATCTTCACGGGCCTGGAGGTCATCTACTTCCTGGCGTCCAACCTCCTGGTGCCGTACAACCTGGCCAAGACTGCTTACAAAGAGCTGGTCCAG GTGGTGGAGGTCTACGGGCTGCTGGCCCTGGGAATGTCCTTGTGGAACCAGCTGGTCCTCCCAGTTCTCTTCATGTGTTTCTGGCTGCTGCTCTTCGCTCTGCAGATCTACTCGTACTTCAGCACCAGAGACCAGCCCACTTCTCGAGAGAGGCTGCTTTTCCTCTTCCTCACCAG CATCGCAGAGTGCTGCAGCACGCCATACTCCCTCCTGGGTCTGGTCTTCACCGTCTCCTTCATCGCTCTGGGCGTGCTCACGCTCTGCAAGTTCTACCTGCAGGGCTACCGGGCTTTCATGAACGACAACACCATGCACAG GGGAATGACGGAGGGCATCACGCTGCTCATCCTGGCCGTGCAGACGGGGCTCATCGAGCTGCAGGTCATCCACCGAGCCTTCCTCCTCTCCATCATCCTCTTCATCGTGGTTGCCTCCATCCTGCAGTCCATGCTGGAGATTGCCGACCCCATCGTCCTGGCACTGGGGGCCTCCAGAGACAA GAGTTTGTGGAAGCACTTCCGAGCTGTGTCGCTGTGTTTGTTTCTCCTCATCTTCCCGGCGTACATGGCTTACATGATCTGTCAGTTTTTTCACATGGACTTCTGGCTCCTCATCATCATCTCTTCCTCCATCCTCACCTCACTGCAG GTGCTGGGCACTCTGCTCATCTACGTGCTCTTCATGGTGGAGGAGTTCCGCAAGGCTCCGGTGGAGAACATGGATGAGGTCATCTACTGCGTCAACGGGACCTACAGACTGCTGGAGTTCTTg GTGGCGGTGTGCGTGGTGTGTTACGGCGTGTCGGAGACGGTGTTTGGGGAGTGGAGCGTGATGGGCAGCACCATCATCCTGGTGCACTCCTACTACAACGTGTGGCTGCGGGCGCAGTTGGGCTGGCAGAGCTTCCTGCTGCGGCGGGACGCCGTCAACAAGATCAAGAGCCTCCCGACGGCGAGCGACGCGCAGCTGCGGCAGTACAACGACATCTGCGCCATCTGCTACCAG GACCTGAACAGCGCCGTCATTACGCCGTGCAGCCATTTCTTCCACGCCGGCTGTCTGAAGAAGTGGCTCTACGTGCAGGAGACGTGTCCGCTCTGTCACGCTCAACTGAAGAGCCAATCGGCGTCTGCCACGTTGGCCCCCGACGCAGACACGCCCCCAGCCAACCAGAGGCCTGCAGGACAGGAAGACTCCACGGCTGGGAGTGAGGAGAAGGTCGGATGTACCACTCAGTCCTCGCCATCGTCttcatcttcctcctcctcctcctcccacaTGGGGGACACACACCCTCACCCCCCGTCTCCCCCCGTCCAGGAGGGGGCGGAACCACAGCCAAACCCTGGAAGGACCCTATCGGATAATCAGGAGTTGTGA